A window from Pseudomonas kribbensis encodes these proteins:
- a CDS encoding LysR family transcriptional regulator has product MISEANGESDSPFSEGRMPSLLALRCFESAGRFENFARAADELHLTPGAISRAVRLLEEDLGVDLFERRQRRVFLTEPGRRLLKAVSEGLGVMNQAVREIRTEARRTRRLVLSCEPTLLMRWLIPRWSDFQKQHRGPDIHLVAGGGPFSFEQGIDLAIRRDDFPRPPGYHAERLFAEKVGPVCRPDKVSEWFDESGKCLRATTPLLQTSSRPTAWQEWATAAGQPVSATQMQSFEHFYFSIQAAVAGLGVAIGPWHLVRDDIESGVLAAPAGFVEDGSHYCLLSPAPPKPGSLEMDLLEWLRTVG; this is encoded by the coding sequence ATGATTTCTGAAGCAAATGGTGAATCTGACTCACCGTTTTCCGAGGGGCGAATGCCTTCTCTGCTGGCGCTGCGTTGCTTCGAATCCGCAGGCCGGTTCGAGAATTTCGCCCGTGCGGCTGACGAACTGCATCTGACACCCGGCGCCATCAGCCGGGCCGTGCGCCTGCTTGAAGAGGATCTGGGCGTTGACCTGTTCGAGCGGCGCCAGCGAAGGGTTTTCCTGACGGAGCCGGGCAGGCGACTGCTGAAAGCGGTGAGCGAAGGTTTGGGGGTGATGAACCAGGCCGTCCGCGAGATCCGCACTGAGGCGCGTCGTACGCGGCGGCTGGTCTTGTCCTGCGAACCCACGCTGTTGATGCGCTGGTTGATTCCGCGCTGGAGTGATTTCCAGAAACAACATCGCGGCCCGGACATTCATCTGGTGGCCGGCGGCGGTCCGTTTTCATTTGAACAGGGAATCGACCTGGCCATTCGCCGCGACGATTTCCCCCGGCCTCCCGGTTACCACGCCGAGCGCTTGTTTGCCGAAAAGGTCGGGCCAGTCTGTCGGCCGGATAAGGTCAGTGAGTGGTTCGATGAAAGCGGCAAATGCCTGCGCGCCACGACGCCTCTGTTGCAAACGAGCAGCCGTCCCACGGCCTGGCAGGAATGGGCCACCGCAGCGGGCCAGCCGGTTTCTGCGACGCAGATGCAGTCTTTCGAGCACTTTTATTTCAGCATTCAGGCGGCTGTCGCCGGCCTTGGAGTGGCCATAGGTCCCTGGCATCTGGTTCGCGATGATATCGAGAGCGGGGTGTTGGCCGCACCGGCAGGCTTCGTTGAAGACGGCTCGCATTATTGCCTGCTGTCGCCTGCGCCTCCCAAACCGGGCAGCCTGGAAATGGATTTGCTGGAGTGGTTGCGGACGGTGGGTTAA
- a CDS encoding sensor histidine kinase codes for MSSVHLSEIPRTISFRTALLFLGLFGCSFLALFGYVYWQTAFYLKTEADTALYRQVENRSAQPPELQLQEIRKHALQDVEARLPHSLFDADGKFIAGVIKQLPPFSAYDKPQEFRWLKSNGHHRPVRFIVHKLADGKTLLVAQDVHDIREFDELLINALISGGLLLLLVGLLGAVVLGYSAHRRLDKVSRSIKGIIEGDLKGLPVKGNNDDIDRLASVVNGMLDELERLMSEVKGVCDDIAHDLRTPLTRLIAGLERTQRRGLDEAQYAASIDAALTEAKALLLTFKALLRISEIENSARRSHFAPLDLNLISADAAELYEPLAEERGISLTIENSQAPAIMAGDAQLLFDALCNLLDNAIKFSPDYSQVRLSVIADHETVGIRVTDNGPGIPPAEREAVLRRLYRAESSRHTPGNGLGLSMVSAVARLHDMRVTVNDAAPGCRIDLLGKATPASH; via the coding sequence TGGCGTTGTTCGGTTACGTCTACTGGCAAACCGCGTTCTACCTGAAGACCGAAGCCGACACCGCCCTGTATCGACAAGTGGAAAACCGCAGCGCCCAGCCGCCAGAACTGCAATTGCAGGAGATCCGCAAACACGCCCTGCAGGATGTCGAAGCGCGCCTGCCCCACAGCCTGTTCGATGCCGACGGCAAATTCATTGCCGGGGTCATCAAGCAACTTCCACCCTTCTCCGCCTACGACAAACCGCAGGAGTTTCGCTGGCTCAAGTCCAACGGGCATCACCGGCCCGTGCGCTTCATCGTGCATAAACTGGCGGACGGTAAAACGTTGCTGGTCGCCCAGGACGTTCACGACATCCGCGAGTTCGACGAGCTGCTGATCAACGCGCTGATTTCCGGTGGCCTGCTGCTGTTGCTGGTCGGGCTGCTCGGCGCCGTGGTGCTGGGTTATTCAGCGCACCGGCGGCTGGACAAGGTCAGTCGCTCGATCAAAGGCATCATCGAAGGTGATTTGAAAGGATTGCCGGTCAAGGGCAACAACGATGACATCGACCGCCTCGCCTCGGTGGTCAACGGCATGCTCGATGAGCTGGAGCGTTTGATGAGTGAAGTCAAAGGCGTATGCGACGACATCGCCCACGACCTGCGCACTCCCCTGACGCGCCTGATCGCCGGCCTGGAACGCACCCAGCGTCGGGGACTGGATGAAGCGCAATACGCCGCCAGCATCGACGCGGCGCTGACCGAGGCCAAAGCCTTGCTGCTGACCTTCAAGGCCCTGCTGCGGATTTCGGAAATCGAAAACAGCGCCCGGCGCAGCCACTTCGCCCCGCTGGACCTGAACCTGATCAGCGCTGATGCCGCCGAACTGTACGAACCGCTGGCCGAAGAACGCGGCATCAGCCTGACCATCGAAAACAGTCAGGCCCCCGCGATCATGGCCGGCGACGCACAACTGCTGTTTGACGCCCTGTGCAACCTGCTCGACAACGCCATCAAGTTCTCGCCCGACTACAGCCAGGTGCGTCTGAGCGTGATTGCCGATCATGAAACCGTGGGTATTCGCGTCACCGACAATGGCCCCGGCATTCCCCCGGCCGAACGCGAAGCAGTGTTGCGTCGGTTGTACCGCGCCGAATCCAGCCGCCATACGCCGGGCAACGGCTTGGGCTTGAGCATGGTGTCGGCGGTCGCGCGCCTGCATGACATGCGGGTGACAGTGAACGATGCGGCGCCGGGATGCCGGATTGATTTGTTGGGCAAGGCAACGCCGGCCAGCCATTGA